A stretch of DNA from Roseovarius faecimaris:
CCAGTGTGGCGATGCCCCAGTATCTCAATTGTGTGTTAACGGGCAGGGCCATGAATGCCTCGGTTCAGTTCGGTCTGTCCTACATGTCGCCCATGGGGCGATGGGTTTCAAGGGCGCGTGTCGCGCGAAACGGCGACAGGTGTCAACCGGCCAGCGCGCCGGTCGCCCGCAGAAGCCGATAAAGCGCCTCGGGCGGTCTTGTCTCGGAGCGTGTGAAGCCATAAACCCTTGGCAAAACCTGCGCCGCCGAGAGGAGCCTTTTGATGCGTCTGAGCCGTTACTTCCTGCCCGTTCTCAAGGAAACCCCCGCCGAGGCGCAGATCGTCAGCCATCGGCTGATGCTGCGTGCCGGCATGATCAAGCAAGCCAGCGCCGGGATTTACTCCTGGCTGCCGCTGGGCTTCAAGGTGCTGCGCAAGCTGGAGGACATCGTGCATCAGGAACAGGTGCGCGCCGGGCATATCCCGATGCTGATGCCGACGCTGCAATCGGCTGATTTGTGGCGCGAAAGCGGACGCTACGACGATTACGGAGAAGAAATGCTGCGGATCAAGGACCGCCATGACCGCGACATGCTTTATGGGCCGACCAATGAAGAGCTGATCACTGACATCTTCCGCGCGCATGTCGGCAGCTACAAGGACCTGCCGCTGACCCTCTATCATATCCAGTGGAAGTTTCGCGATGAGATCCGCCCGCGGTTCGGCGTGATGCGCGGGCGCGAGTTTTTCATGAAGGACGGGTATAATTTCGACCTCACCAAGGAAGATGCGCTGCACGCCTATAACCGCCACCTGGTCAGTTATCTGCGCACCTATGAGCGGATGGGCCTGCAGGCGATCCCGATGCGCGCCGACAGCGGGCCAATCGGTGGCGATGACACCCACGAGTTCCTGGTGCTCGCGGAAACGGGCGAGTCGGAGGTGTTCTATGACAGCGCCGTGACCGACATTCGCCTGGGCGAGCGCGAGATTGACTACGACAATGTCGATCAGTGCCGGGCGGTGATGGAAGAGTTCACCTCGCTCTATGCCCGCACCGACGAAACCCACGAAGAAGCTGTGTTTAACCAGATCCCTGAAGAGCGCCGCCGCAGCGCACGCGGGATCGAAGTGGGCCAGATCTTCTATTTCGGCACCAAGTATTCCGAGCCGATGGGCGCCACCGTGCAGGGCCCCGACGGCAAGCCCGTGCCGGTGCATATGGGCAGCCACGGCATCGGCGTAAGCCGCCTTGTCGGCGCGATCATCGAAGCCAGCCATGACGACAAAGGGATCATCTGGCCCGAGGGGGTCACGCCCTACCATGTCGGCATCGTCAATCTGAAACAGGGTGATGAGAAGGCCGACGAGGCATGTGAGGCTCTCTACAAATCGGTCCAGGCGCTGGGCTTGGAACCGCTCTACGATGACCGCGACGAACGCGCCGGAGGCAAGTTTGCCACGATGGACCTGATCGGTCTGCCGTGGAGGATCACGGTCGGACCGCGCGGGTTGAAAAACGGTGTCGTTGAATTGACCTGCCGCCGCACTGGCAACAGCGAGGAATTGACGCCGGAGAAAGCCGTGGAAAAAGTCGCGGAAATCTATGCGCCGCACCATCCGCATCATGTCGCCCGGACAGAGCCGATGGCCAAGCAATCGTTCCACACCTGGATGTAATCTGTTACCCTCTGGCAGTTAAGAGGGCAGAGCATGGTGTTCAGGGCGTTGACATTGGCAGGCGGCCTCGCCGGAGCGGCGGCGCTGTCGCAGTTTCCGGAATTTTCACAGCAATATCTGCAGCGCATGGCGGGTCACGTCGAAGAGTTGACTCGCTTTGTCGAGGCGTTTGACGCCGATGCGGCAGCGTTGGGTGTCAGTCGCGAGCAGGCGCTGACCGACCTCGCGCAAGGTGGAGCGATCGGGGCCGAGCGGGCAGAGACCATGCGCCAGACGATGATACGGCAGGCACGTCTGTCGGCGGCCCTGCAGGATCTGCGCGGGGCCGGGCCGTTTACAAGGGCGTACCGCGCATCCGCGTTTACCGACACCGAGCTGGCGCGGGCCACATTAAAGGACTTCAAGCCCGCCATGCCGCTGACGTTCGAGGGTCTTGTTTTCGGTGCCGTCGGCTTTGTCGCGGGCATGCTGGCGTTGTCGGGCATTTCTGCCATGCTGGGCCGGGCGCTTCGGCGGCGCGGGCCTGCATGATATCCGCGTCACGATATGATCGGGGAGAAGAAAATTCGTACGAATTTTCTTGGCCCTCTCCCAAATCGTCTTATTCGCTTGACGATGAGCATTCGCGCACTCAGGTTGCGCCCAGCAGTCATTTGGAGCCCTGATGCCCGCCTCTCCCGCCCCCTTTGCCCCGTTTGAATGGATGATCGCCTGGCGCTACCTGCGCGCCAAGCGGGCCGAGGGCGGGGTCAGTGTGATGACCTGGATCAGCCTGATTGGCATAACGCTGGCGGTCTTTGCCCTTATCGCCACGCTGGCGGTGCGCTCGGGCTTCCGGGCGGAGTTCGTCGACACGATCCTGGGGTCCAACGCGCATGTCACGGTCTATTCCCTCGGCGAGGTGGATGCCGTGACGGGCCGGATCGACCGGACCCTCAGGAACTATGAAGAGATGGCCGAGGCGGTGCGTGGCGTGGAGGGCGTGACCCGTGTTGCCCCGCTTGTCAAAGGCCAGGTGATGGCCAATGCGCGCGACCGAAACTCGGGCGTGCAAGTCTTCGGTATCACGGCGGACAACCTCAAGACCATTCCGCGCATCGCAGACCCGGAGACGGGGATCGGCAATATTGACGATTTCGATCGCGGGGTCGCCATTGGCTCGGGCGTGGCGCGCGAGCTGGGCGTGGGCGTGGGCGACCGGATCAAGCTGATTTCACCCAATGGCGTGAAAACCGCCTTTGGCACCAGCCCGCGCATCAATGCCTATGACGTGGTCTATGTTTTCACCGCCGGGCGCTATGACATCGACCGCACGCGCATCTATATGCCGTTTGCCGAGGCGCAGAGCTATTTCAACCGCGAAGGTGTCGCCGATGAGCTGGAGGTGATGGTCGCGGCCCCGGAGCAGATCGACGATATGACCCTCGCTCTGATGCGCGCCGCCGGAGAACGCAGCCAGGTCTGGACCTGGCAGGATCAGTCCGGCAGCTTTCTGCGGGCGCTGGAGGTGGAGGATAACGTGATGTTCGTGATCCTTTCGATCCTCGTGCTGATCGCAGCGATGAACATCACCAGCGGGCTGATCATGCTGGTCAAGAACAAGGGGCGGGACATCGGCATCCTGCGCACGATGGGCCTGACCGAGGCGTCGATCCTGCGCGTGTTCTTCATCTGCGGGGCGTTCACCGGCATCATCGGGACGGCGATGGGTGTGATCCTGGGCTGCCTGTTCGCGATCTATATCGACCCGATCTTCAGCCTGGTGAACTACGTGGCCGGGGGACAGGTCTGGGATCCGTCCATTCGCGGTATCTATCATCTGCCGGCGCAGTTGCGGTTTGGCGATGTCATGTCGGCGGTGGTGCTGTCGCTGGGGCTGAGCTTCGTCGTGACCATCTTTCCGGCCCGGCGTGCGGCGCGGATGAACCCGGTGGAGGCGCTGCGCTATGAGTGATGCGATGTTGCGCCTGAGCGGGGTGAAAAAGACCTACAACGCCGGACGGAGCAACGAGGTGTGCGTTTTGCAGGGCGTGGATCTGGAGCTGCGGGCGGGTGAGCTGGTGGCGCTGGTGGCCCCTTCCGGAGCGGGCAAGTCAACCCTGCTGCATATCGCGGGTTTGCTGGATACGCCCGATACGGGGCGGGTCGAGATTGCGGGCACCGATATGACCGGGCTCAGTGACCGCCGACGCACCATCGCGCGGCGTCAGGATGTCGGCTTTGTCTATCAGTTTCATCATTTGTTGCCTGAGTTCACGGCGCTGGAAAACATCGTTTTGCCGCAACTCGCCAATGGCGTGGCCCGCGGCGAGGCCGAGACCCGCGCGCGACAACTCCTGGCGCAAGTGGGCGTGGTGGAACGGGCCAGTCACCGGCCGTCCGCCATGTCAGGCGGCGAGCAGCAGCGCGTCGCCTTTTGCCGGGCGCTGGCCAATCAGCCGCGCCTGCTTCTTGCTGATGAGCCGACAGGCAACCTTGATCCGGGCACGTCGGATCAGGTCTTTGCCGCGCTGATGGAGCTGGTGCGCGGCACCGGGCTTGCGGCGCTGATCGCCACCCATAATCTGCAGCTTGCCGCCCGTATGGACCGGGTTGTGGAGCTGAACCACGGAACCATCGCAGCCAGACCAAAGAGCGACTGACAGAGCGGAAGGAATACCGACATGCCGATGATATCCCTCGCAGAAATCGAAAGCACGACCCGCACCGCGCTGGAGCGGCACGGCGCTGCGCCCTGGATCGCGGCCTCTGTGGCGCGCGCTGTGCGGCAGGCAGAAAGCGTCGGCAACAGGATTTGCGGGCTCTACTATGTCGAGAGCTATTGCCAGCAACTCCGTTCGGGCCGGGTGAAGGGCGATGTGGAACCGGAGGTGAGCCGCCCGCGCGGTGGCACGGTGCTGGTGGATGCCAAATACGGGTTCGCGCAGCCCGCCTTCGAGCGCGGCTTGCCCGAGGCGGAGAAAGCGGCACGCGAGTGCGGGATCGCCAGCCTGGCGATTTGCCACGCGCATACCTGCACGTCTCTGGGATACTTCACCGAGCAGATTGCACAGGCGGGGCTGATTGGCCTTGGTTTTACCAACGCGCCGCCTGTGGTGGCGCCACCGGGCGGCAAGACGCGTATCATCGGCACGAACCCGATCTCGTTTGCCGCACCGGACGGGCAGGGCGGGGTTGCCATGCTGTTCGACCAATCGACCACCACCGTGGCGCTTGGCAAGATCACCATGGCGAAAGCCGCCGGAGAGAGTATTCCCGAAGGCTGGGCCATGGATGCCGAGGGTAATCCGACGACCGACCCGGCCAAGGGCGTGGAAGGGTCCTTGTGTTCCATGGGCGGGTACAAGGGCTGGGGTTTCGGCCTGATGTGCGAGCTGCTCGCGGCGGGTATGACCGGCTCGAAAGTGGGGCTTGATATGCAACCGTTAAAGGCGCCAGAGGGCGCGCCGCACGGCATCGGAGATTATTATCTGCTGATTGACCCGGGTACGACCGGCACGTTCCATGACCGCTTTGCGCGGGTGGCGGGGGCTGTTGCCGCCGACGGCGGCGGGCGCATCCCGGGCCAGAACCGGGCCACAACGGACCCTGTAGATGTGCCCGATGCCGCTTGGGCGCAGGTTCTTGAGCTTGCCCAAAACTAACAGCAAAGGCGTTTCATCGCGACGAAGCTGATGTTAATCGGTTCGAGCGGGTTGGATCAGAAACGCCCTTCGCTGGGGTGCTTGATCCAAGTGTCTAAGCCCTTGATGTATTTCTGCGTTTTCTGAATCTGTTCCTCAGCCTCCGCAGCAGCCCTGGTGTACCCTTTGTCCTTGGCACGTTGCCGTGCCTTCTTGAGGTCATTCAGCTCTTTCTGGACGCGGTTCCTTTCACGGGTGAGACGGGCAACGCGTTTCTTGTCGTCTTTCAGTTTTTGCATCTCGAGGATCAGGCGCTGCGTCCGGCGACGACGGTGCACTGCCATGAGGATCAGGTAATCGCTCATGTTCTGTGAAAACCCGGTGATATGCAGCCGCTTCCCACGAGTAAACTTCCACTCGAGCTGATCGAGTTCTGCGGTGGAGAGGCGCGTGAATTCGTCTTGTGTATATTTTGACTTTGTTGCCGGTGGCTGTTTTGGTCGCGGGCTCAGGCCGCTGTTTCCGCCGCCTCCGCCGTCGCCTCCTGCGGCCGAAGGAGAGCACAGGAACAGCGCCAGACCGGTGAGCAATAGCTGGCGACGGGTGGCGGAAGGGGGGCTCAACATGTTCATAATCCTCTCCGACTTGCGACGAAAAAACTGGGGACATCAAAAGCATCTGAAAAGTATGAAGGAAAGTTTACGCCAAAAGCACGATTTCGTCAAAAACCGGAGACGAGGCAGCGAAGATGGCTGGGTGCTGGCGCCGGGCGGCACCATGATCCAGATCATTGAACTTTGAGCCGTTCCGCAGGATACTTTGGTCAAAACAAATCGGAGGGCGAGCGATGCGACTATGGTCAGGCGTTGGAATTCTGGCGCTGGTGGCCTGTGCCCAGACGGTCAGCGACACATCTCTTGAGCGCGGGCGCGAGATTTTCGCAAGCTATTGCGCAAGTTGCCACGGAAGCTCCGGCACCGGCGATGGGATTTTGGCGACAGATCTGCCGGTGCGGCCGGCGGACCTCACGATGTTGAGCAAGCGCAATGGCGGCGTGTTTCCGACCTCTGACGTGATGGCCAAGATTTACGGCTATCCGGGGCGATACCAGGCTGAAGTGATGCCTGAATTCGGCCCTGTGCTGGAAGGTCCGTCGGTGCGCTGGACGGATGAAGCGGGGTTGCAGGTCGACACCCCTCAGGCGCTTTTGGACCTGGCAACGTATCTGCAATCTCTTCAAGACACGTAAGGACGTGGGGCGCATAGAGAAGGAGTGACGATGATGAAGATCAAATCCGTTACGGTGCTGCTGGCCTGTCTTGCGGGTGCGGCCCATGCCGCGGATGGCGATGCGATGCGCGGTGAAGACACCTTTCAACGCCATTGCGCTGTCTGCCACGGGCTGGAGGCGACAGGGCACGGGCCGATGGTGACGGTTCTGACGATCCCGCCGCCTGATCTCACGCGGCTGAGCGCGCGAAACGACGGCACCTTTCCGATGACACGCGTGGTCACGCGGATCGACGGACGGGATCCTCTGGTGTCGCATGGAAGCCCGATGCCGGTCTATGGCGATTTCTTTGAGGGGCGGGATGTGATGCTGCCTGCAGAGACCGGCCAGCCAATCGCCACGAGCCAGCCGATTGCCGACCTGGTGGCATATCTGCAAGGCTTGCAGCAGACCGGGGATTGATCGGACATGACAGCGCGCTACCCTTATCTTAGCGATGGGGGAGCAACGATGCGACATTTGCTGTATGCCTTTGCGATGATTATCGGGCTGACTGGCGCCGTACGCGCCGATGAAGCCGCTATTCAGGGCGTGATTTCCAGCCAGATAGACGCATTCAAAGCGGATGATTTCGCCACGGCTTTCACCTATGCCAGCCCGACCATTCAAGGTGTGTTTCGCACTCCGGAGCGCTTCGGCCTGATGGTGCGGGAGGGCTATCCGATGGTCTGGCGTCCGGCGGAAATGCGGTTTCTGGACCAGCAGGTGATCGATGGAGAGTTGTGGCAAAATGTGCTGATCCGCGACGCCGAAGGGCAGGAATATCTGCTTGGTTATCAGATGGTCGAAGGTGCGGACGGCTGGAAGATCAACGCTGTACGTGTCGAAAAAGCAGCCGCCGGTATGGCACAGAGCCCGGCACCGCGCGGTGGTCTGAGTTTCGGTTAACCCCTTGTTGATAAATCCCTGAGCCACCGGGCGCGCCCGGCAGGCGAAACATATGACATCCCGCGCGCATGGGCCGGATCCGAACCGGGGCGTGGCGCGGGGTGAGGAAAGGGATTTGCATGAACAAGGCAGTCACCGAAGGCATCCAGTTTAATCCGACCCCGTTCTCGGAGGGGCTCGATGTCTGGTCGAGCGGCGACGGGACGCCCGGCTCCAACACCTATCTGAACGATCCGAATGCGGCTTTCGTGCCTGCGGACCAGGATTTCGGCGGCGCGCTCGAACTGGTCAAGACCGATGCGGTGCAGAAGATCCGTTTCATGGGCGAGACGCCAATCCTGCCGGGCTGCTATCTGCAGATCAAGGCGCGGGTGAAGGCGATCAGCGGGGCCTTGCCTGCCATGCGGGTCGCGGGCTGGGCCGGGCAGGCGGGCGGGGCGCACCTGAACGGGGTGACCGAGATCACCGCCTCCACGGCGCTGACCAGCTATGGCGAGGTGGTTGAAGTGACGGGCATTGTCGGTGTGGGCGTGCGGTCGGGCGTGGATATGCCCTGGGGCACGCAGGCCGTGTTCGGGCATTTTGGCATCGACCTGATCGGCGCCAGCGGCGGGATCGTTCGGATCGACGATATCGAGATCACGGACGCGACCGAGTTTTTCCTGCGCGACATGATGGATTGGGTCGATGTGCGCGATTACGGCGCGATCGGAAATGGCAGTGCCGACGATCATGCGTCCTTCGAGCTGGCGGATGCGGCGGCGGACGGGCGCGAAGTGCTGGTGCCTGCCGGGACGTACCGGCTGAACAACAGCGTGACTTTCCAGAACCGGGTGCGCTTTCAGGGCACGGTGACGATGCCCGACGACAAGATTCTGTCGCTCACCAAGAATTTTGACCTGCCCGCGTATATCGACGCATTCGGCGATGAAGAGCTGGCGTTCAAGAAGGCGTTTCAGGCGCTGTTCAACAATTCGGGGCACGAATCGCTCGATCTTGGCGGGCGGCTGATTGCCGTGCGCGCGCCGATAGACATGCAGGCGGCGGTGAACAACAAAACCACCTTCAAGCAGCGTCGCTATATCCGCAATGGCCAGTTCTCGATTGTGCCGGGGTCGGCCTGGGACACGGAAACATACACCTCTCAGGGGACATACTCGCCCTCCAACAACAAGGTTCTGACCGGGGTCACCAATGTTGCGGCGATTCCGGTTGGCTCTCTGGTTCAGGGTAACGGCGTGGGCCGTGAGATTTATGTGCGGTCCAAGAATGTCTCGGCGCAGACGCTTACGCTGAGCGCGCCGCTTTATGATGCCGCCGGGACGCAAACCTATACCTTCAAGCGCTTCAAATACATCCTGGATTTCAGCGGGTTCGACCAGATCTCCAAGTTCGCCATGTCCAATGTCGATCTGCAATGTTCGGGCGATTGCAGCGCGATCCTGCTTCCGCCGAGTGGCACCGGATTTCAGTTGCGCGATTGCTTCATCACCGCGCCGAAGGATCGGGGTATCTCAAGCCACGGTGAGGGCGATCAGGGGATGATGATCGACCGGTGCCAGTTTCTGTCGAACGAAAGTCCCCTGCTTGTGGACAACCGCGAGTCGATCGGTCTGAACGCCAATGGCAACGATGTGAAAATCCGCAACAACAGGGTCGTGCATTTCAAGCATTTCGCGATTCTGGGCGGCTCCAGCTCGATCATCATGGGCAACCACATCTTTCAGGGCGATAACGGCCCCGTCGGGCCGCGCTCGGCCGGGATTGTTCTGACCAGGACGAACAATCGCGCGACCATCACCGGCAACTACATCTGCGACTGTTCGATTGTCTGGGCCAATGAGCACGACGAGGCTCCGGGTTTTTCAAGCGAGTTCTCCTTCAGCGGGCTCAGCATCACCGGAAATGTCTTTCTGTCGCAAAGCACCGCACCGTGGTTCAATTTCATCTCGGTGAAACCGCATGGCTCCGGGCATTTCATTAACGGGCTGGCGGTGACCGGCAACACGTTCCGCCTGATCGACGGAGCCATCGACCGGATCGAAGGGATCGACACCAGTTTCGCCAGCATGGATTTCAACCGGTTCCAGAACATCACCTTCGAGAACAACACGTTCAGCAATGTGAACGATCAGGTCGCGAACCCGCTGGTGCTGGATCACAATGAGGCCAGCGCGCAATCGGTCTGGAACGTCGTTCTGGCTCCTAAACTGCCGTTCGGGGCCTGGGTGCAAACGGTCGAATCGGTGCAGCCCGCCGGCGCGATCCGTGATGCGAACAATGCCGCCTATTATGGCATTCCGTACTACCAGGCCAAGCAAGGGCCAAACAAGGATCAGGTCAACCTCAACTGGGAAAAACCGGTGCGGGGGACGGTAACGATGCGGGTGCGGATTGACGATCCGGTGTGATGTCGTTTTTCAGAAGTGATGCCACAGGCCCAGCTTGACGGCATAATCCCCTTCTTCCTTGAGTCCGGCCTTCATCCCCAGTTCCAGATGCAGGCCGGGCGACGCTTCGAACACCACCGATGGGGCGAGGTTGATATAGTCGGGATCCATCGGGTGGTCCCCGCTCTGCACTTGCACCAGGAGTTTCAGCGCATCGGTCATGTTCAGGCCGACCGTGACATCGGTGCTGAATTCGACGTTATTGTTTTCGATTTCATAGATGGCGAGGCTCTCTATGGAGAGCCAGCCCGACCGCTCGGCAAGGTTGAAACCCCGCCCGAAGCTGAGGCCGGGGCGCAACACGGCGTTGTCCTCGGTGACACCGATCCCCAGTTCAAAGGCCGTTTTCCAATCCGCAGCAGCGTCTGAAAGCGAGACGCGGCCAAACGCCACGGCCTTGTAAAGCGTATCATCGCTGAACCCCAGATCGACCCCTGCGGTGATCCGCCCGGTGAGCCCGTATTCGGCGAAGGCGGCGGTGAAGAAGCTTTCATCTTCGGGCGCATATTCGATGCTGAAACTGAAAAACCCATGGCCTCTTTCCCGAGGCCAGGCACCGGCCAGAGCCTGCCCGGTCATCAGTATCAGTAGCAACAAGGCCCGGATCGCCATCCATTCTCTCCTGCAAGCAGCATCGTTAAACAAAGTAAACGGGGGGTTAACGACGCTTGGGATTTGACCCGGGCGATCAGGCTGATACGCTGGAGCGGAAGGGAGACAGACATGCCCATAATCGCCAAATCCGCAAGCTATCAAACCGTCATCACCACCTTCGAGATGACACCCGGAACCTGCCAGGATCTGCTTGATGCTCTGACTGACGCCTATGAGAGTTTCATTTCGAAACAACCGGGCTTCATCGCCGCTGGTCTGCATGTGAATGACGCCCAGACGCGTATCGCCAACTATTCCCAGTGGGAGCGCCGCGAGGATTTTCAGGCGATGCTGAGGACCGAAGAGATGCGTCAACGCAATCGCCAGATCAACGAGATGTGCAAGACATTCGAGCCGGTGATGTACGACGTTGCCGCCACATTCGACTGATGTCCAAGGCGGATGACAGGCGCGAGGCCGAACTTTCGGTCACGGCAGAACTGAAAGCGGTGCGCAAAGAGCTCGAGCAGCTCAATTCGCACCGTTTCATCCGCATGCACAATTCATTCTTTCGTCTGATTGGTTTCAACCTCGCCCGTGGGCTGGCCTTTGGCCTGGGTACGGTGCTTGGCGCGTCGGCCCTGATTTCCTTCATCGCCTGGTCCGTAAGCCAGATCGAGTTCATCCCGATCATCGGTGAATGGGCGACGGAAATTCTCAAGCAGATCGAACAGATACAGGAAAGCCGGTAACCGCATGAAACGGGTCGCCGGGCAGGGCGTCCTGATGCGATGAGGGCGTATGACACCCACCGCGCCCCGCATCACCCCTGTCGCTGCTCTCATGTTGTTCGCCCTTGCGTTTGTCTGGGGCGGCTCTTTCTTTTTTGCCGAGGTGGCGCTTACCGAGCTGCCGCCCCTGACCGTCACGCTGCACCGTGTTGCCTGGGCGGTGCCCGTTCTGTTCATTGTGGTGTGGCGCATGGGGCTCTCGTTGCCGCGCAGCCCTTGGGTCTGGGGGGCGTATCTTGTCATGGGCGGGCTCAACAACGCCTTGCCGTTTTCGCTGATCTTCTGGGCGCAGACCGAGATCGAGAGCGGGCTTGCCTCCATTCTCAACGGAACCTCGGCGGTGTTCGGCGCTGTGGTGGCCGGGGTATTGCTGAAGGACGAACCCCTCAGCCCGCGCAAGCTCCTTGGCGCGTGTTTCGGCCTTGTGGGGGTGGTGTTCATCCTGGGCTTTGATGTGTTGCGCGGGCTCGACCTGCGGAACCTGGCGCAAATTGCGGTTCTTGGCGGGGCGTTGTCCTATGCGTTTGCGAGCGTCTGGGCCAAGCTGTGTCTGGCGGGCCAAGCGCCGCAAATGAACGCGTTGGGCATGTTGATGGGCAGCACGGTGATCATGGCGCCGCTGGCGATCTGGCTGGATGGTTGGCCGACGTTCCATCTGTCTCTTCCCGTCTGGGGGGCGATTGCGGGGGTCGCGTGCCTGTCTACCGCGCTGGCCTATCTGCTTTACTTCGCCATTCTGGTCAGAGCCGGTGCCGCCAATCTGATGCTGGTCACGCTGCTGATCCCGCCCTTTGCCATCGGCCTCGGCGCGGTGTTTCTTGACGAAAAACTCTCAGGATCGGCCTATCTGGGCTTTGGTTTGATCGGGCTTGGACTGATTGTCACCGATGGCAGGCTTTGGGCCTGGCTGACCCGGAAACGGAAAAATCGCGCTTCGCCGCGACGGGGAAAAGCGGGGAATTCCGCGCATATGTGCTAAAAATCCAAGGAATTCTTTGGTTTTGACGCCTATTCCGTGTATCTTCCCCTATCGGTGAGAAAGTTTTGCGACAGAATTGAACCACTCGCCCGTATCAGATGCAGATCGTCGATCTCAAGGAGGCAGACAGTGTTTAAACGTTTTATCACCCCGCTCGTGGCTGGCGCAGTGGCCCTGACCCTTTATGCCGCGCCCGTGCAGGCCGGTCCCGGCGAGGACCGTCAGCAGGGGCTGGACACCTATCAGACCTGGCAGCACGATAGCGTGACATCGCGCAAGGCCTGGAAGCGCAATGGCGAACTTCGCAAATCGAAGCGGCGCGGAGAGCGTGGCCAGTTCCGTAAGGGCAAAAAGCGCGACAGATGGCAACAGGCCCAGGTGAACCGCAAGGCACGGCGCGCCAATGGCGGGGCTGTCCGCTCTGCCGATGTCGGGGGTCATCCCGGCTCCTTCACCCAGATTTTGAGCGGGTATGACCTGCCGGATTATGTCGGTGGGTACAACCAGCCGCCGGACAACGGCTCGGGCGGGCTGACCCGGATCCTGAACGAATACGATCTGCCCGACTATATCGGCGGGTATAACCAGCCGCTGAACAATGGCGGGGCCTC
This window harbors:
- the proS gene encoding proline--tRNA ligase → MRLSRYFLPVLKETPAEAQIVSHRLMLRAGMIKQASAGIYSWLPLGFKVLRKLEDIVHQEQVRAGHIPMLMPTLQSADLWRESGRYDDYGEEMLRIKDRHDRDMLYGPTNEELITDIFRAHVGSYKDLPLTLYHIQWKFRDEIRPRFGVMRGREFFMKDGYNFDLTKEDALHAYNRHLVSYLRTYERMGLQAIPMRADSGPIGGDDTHEFLVLAETGESEVFYDSAVTDIRLGEREIDYDNVDQCRAVMEEFTSLYARTDETHEEAVFNQIPEERRRSARGIEVGQIFYFGTKYSEPMGATVQGPDGKPVPVHMGSHGIGVSRLVGAIIEASHDDKGIIWPEGVTPYHVGIVNLKQGDEKADEACEALYKSVQALGLEPLYDDRDERAGGKFATMDLIGLPWRITVGPRGLKNGVVELTCRRTGNSEELTPEKAVEKVAEIYAPHHPHHVARTEPMAKQSFHTWM
- a CDS encoding DUF2937 family protein, with protein sequence MAGGLAGAAALSQFPEFSQQYLQRMAGHVEELTRFVEAFDADAAALGVSREQALTDLAQGGAIGAERAETMRQTMIRQARLSAALQDLRGAGPFTRAYRASAFTDTELARATLKDFKPAMPLTFEGLVFGAVGFVAGMLALSGISAMLGRALRRRGPA
- a CDS encoding lipoprotein-releasing ABC transporter permease subunit — protein: MPASPAPFAPFEWMIAWRYLRAKRAEGGVSVMTWISLIGITLAVFALIATLAVRSGFRAEFVDTILGSNAHVTVYSLGEVDAVTGRIDRTLRNYEEMAEAVRGVEGVTRVAPLVKGQVMANARDRNSGVQVFGITADNLKTIPRIADPETGIGNIDDFDRGVAIGSGVARELGVGVGDRIKLISPNGVKTAFGTSPRINAYDVVYVFTAGRYDIDRTRIYMPFAEAQSYFNREGVADELEVMVAAPEQIDDMTLALMRAAGERSQVWTWQDQSGSFLRALEVEDNVMFVILSILVLIAAMNITSGLIMLVKNKGRDIGILRTMGLTEASILRVFFICGAFTGIIGTAMGVILGCLFAIYIDPIFSLVNYVAGGQVWDPSIRGIYHLPAQLRFGDVMSAVVLSLGLSFVVTIFPARRAARMNPVEALRYE
- a CDS encoding ABC transporter ATP-binding protein — its product is MSDAMLRLSGVKKTYNAGRSNEVCVLQGVDLELRAGELVALVAPSGAGKSTLLHIAGLLDTPDTGRVEIAGTDMTGLSDRRRTIARRQDVGFVYQFHHLLPEFTALENIVLPQLANGVARGEAETRARQLLAQVGVVERASHRPSAMSGGEQQRVAFCRALANQPRLLLADEPTGNLDPGTSDQVFAALMELVRGTGLAALIATHNLQLAARMDRVVELNHGTIAARPKSD
- a CDS encoding Ldh family oxidoreductase, which codes for MPMISLAEIESTTRTALERHGAAPWIAASVARAVRQAESVGNRICGLYYVESYCQQLRSGRVKGDVEPEVSRPRGGTVLVDAKYGFAQPAFERGLPEAEKAARECGIASLAICHAHTCTSLGYFTEQIAQAGLIGLGFTNAPPVVAPPGGKTRIIGTNPISFAAPDGQGGVAMLFDQSTTTVALGKITMAKAAGESIPEGWAMDAEGNPTTDPAKGVEGSLCSMGGYKGWGFGLMCELLAAGMTGSKVGLDMQPLKAPEGAPHGIGDYYLLIDPGTTGTFHDRFARVAGAVAADGGGRIPGQNRATTDPVDVPDAAWAQVLELAQN
- a CDS encoding c-type cytochrome; the protein is MRLWSGVGILALVACAQTVSDTSLERGREIFASYCASCHGSSGTGDGILATDLPVRPADLTMLSKRNGGVFPTSDVMAKIYGYPGRYQAEVMPEFGPVLEGPSVRWTDEAGLQVDTPQALLDLATYLQSLQDT
- a CDS encoding c-type cytochrome, whose amino-acid sequence is MKIKSVTVLLACLAGAAHAADGDAMRGEDTFQRHCAVCHGLEATGHGPMVTVLTIPPPDLTRLSARNDGTFPMTRVVTRIDGRDPLVSHGSPMPVYGDFFEGRDVMLPAETGQPIATSQPIADLVAYLQGLQQTGD
- a CDS encoding DUF4864 domain-containing protein; protein product: MTARYPYLSDGGATMRHLLYAFAMIIGLTGAVRADEAAIQGVISSQIDAFKADDFATAFTYASPTIQGVFRTPERFGLMVREGYPMVWRPAEMRFLDQQVIDGELWQNVLIRDAEGQEYLLGYQMVEGADGWKINAVRVEKAAAGMAQSPAPRGGLSFG